The nucleotide sequence CGGTTGCTTCTGCAAGCCGACGCAACACGGCCGGGTCTGCGATGTTCAGTTCGTCGGTGTGGTGCGCTCGAAAAAGCCGCTCCACAATGCGCTCGCCGTGGCCTTGCGCCTGGGCGAGATGAGTCAAGCGGTGCGCATCGAAGGTATTGGACCACACCGCGTTGGTGTGTCTGAACTGCAAGCCGTCCGCTTCGGCGAGTGACTCGATGCCTGCGATCGCATCATCGGTGTCGTCGCCGAATGACCGGCGCAGGACATCGCGTTTTGGCTCCCCGGTCCCCGACGCTTCGGGGGCTAGCTGGAATGGCCGGAAGATAAGTTCCGCTGTTCCTCCGGCCGCGCGGTACCGCGCCAGTGAATGCTGCAGACGGTGAAAGGTGAAGTAGGACCAGACGCAAGGGAAGTCGAAAACAAACTCGACGCGCATGATGTCAGCCGCCGTACGGGGCCCGGGCGCGGGCATCCTTGAGCGCTCCACCCCACCAGGACAGCTGATCAAGCATGCCTTTGGCGGCGTGCGCGCACGATTCCCCATCATGCGGCAGGCCCTCCTCGTCGAACTTGTCCCAGTACGAGTGGAAACTGATCGTGTCGCGGACTGTCGTTGCGTGGACTTCGGTGAAAACTGTGCGCAAATGCTCGACTGCACGCAGACCGCCACCCATGCCCCCGTATGACACGAAGCCAACCGGCTTGGCTTGCCACTCGTCGCGGTACCAGTCGATCGCAACTTTGAGTGATGCTGGGTAGCTGTGGTTGTACTCGGGGGTGACGATGACGAAGGCGTCAGCCTCGGCGAGACGGGGTGCTAGCGCGGTGACCTCGGCTGGCTCCGGAGCGCCGAAATCGGTGATCGTAGTGGGCAGTTGAGCATCAACAAGGTCGATGACGTCGATCTCAAAGTCGCTGTGTGAGCGCGCTTGCTGCGCGAACCAGTGGGCCGCGGTCGGGCCGAAACGGCCGTCGCGGGTGCTTCCGACGATGACGGCCAGTCGAAGTGCAGACATGTGGTGTCTCCTTGGTGTGGTGAGTATCTTCCTGTGTCTTCGACGCTATTGCTCGCCACGTCGTGCGGCATCTGTCACATGACTGGGTTTATGCCAGTCACTGACGTGGCTGGTACCTACAGTCATGTGACAGATTCGGGCGTGTTCGCGCGGAAATAGCGTCATTCGTATGACGACTTCAGTTGCCTCTCACGCGGCTCACGGCAGTACGCGCACCTCCTGGCCACCGATCATCGCTGTGGCACTTGCGATGCTGATCGTGACTTCAGAAATCAGCATCGCGGCGGTCGCGCTTCCAGCGCTAGGAGCAGATCTCGGTGTGACACCGGCGGCGGCCGCATGGGTACTCCTCGCGTTTGCGCTTCCTATGGGGGCCATGGCGATACCTGCGGGCCGCTGGGCTGATCGGGCGGACCCTCGCACGCTGTTTCTCATATCCATGGTGGGGACAGGGGTGATGAGTGTCGTCGCCGCTGCCGCACCAGCCATGTGGGTGCTCCTGGTCGCGCGGTTCTTGCAAGGTCTGTTCGGCGGCCTCGTCCTTGTTGTGTACATGCCGATCGTGGTCGAGAGTGCGCGCGAAGAATTGCGCGGCCGCGCTGTCTCGGTGATCGTCACGATCATGACGGCCGGCGGCATGGCCGGAGCGGCGATCGGTGGGGTAGCGGCCGGGGCTTTCGGATGGCGGTCGGTTTTCCTCCTGAAGCTTCCATTGCTCATTCCAGTGCTGATACTTGCCGTCCGGTCGCTGCCCCGTGCCGACCGGGGGCTCCCTGCACCAGGACGGACTCTGGTTATGGAAGCGCTCCTGCTGGGCGGCGCGGTGAGTGCAGTACTACTCGCATTCAATGGGGTAGCGGAAAGGCCTGTGCTCGCAGGGGCGCTCGTCGTTGCGGCCGTAATCCTGACGCTGATGTGGAAGCGCCAGCCAGCCTCGGCGGCCATCATTCAGCTGATGCGGCAGCGTGCGTTCGGGTTCACAATCGCTGGACTGTTCTTCCTGGGTTTCAACGTCGCGTTGATGGTGTTCCTGGTTCCGTATTTCGTCGCCGACGTTCTTGCGCTTGGGCCGGAAGTTGTGGGCATGCTGATGCTGATCGAGATCGCGGCCATGTCACTTGTGTCGCCGCTCGCTGGGTGGCTCGCGGACCGTCACGGCGAGCTCGTGATCGCAGCGATCGGCGCTGCCCTGACGGTCGGCGCGACACTCATCATGGTCACGTTAGGTGAGGGCGCAACAACTTTCGACCTTGCTTGGCAGCTTGCGCTGATGGGCATCGGATTCGGTCTGTTCAACACACCGGTGATCGCTGCGATTATGGCTGCCGCGCCAGCCGGTGCGACCGGTACTGCGGGTGGCATCAGCGGCACCACCCGAATGATGGCGTCGACAATCGCTCCAGCGGTGGCCGCGCTCGCCTGGACGTTGGCGGACGGTGGAGTGGCGGGGTTCCGCGCCGGGGTGCTGGTGCTTGTCGTTGTCCAGGCGCTGGGGTTCGTTGCGCTGCTGGCGGCGCGGGGGCGAGGCGCAGCCACCACGCGCGCTTGATCCGGAGCGAGTACTGACTGCCCACCTCTCAGCGACACCGCACTGTCGCTGAGAGGTGGGCAATTAGTCTTCTGATTCGCGCCCCCAAGCGGCCGTTCAGACCCGCTGAAGTACCGCGTCGGCAAGGACCGGTGCGCTGCGCTCCACTGACTCGGTGCTCACGATGAACTTCCCGTCAAGTTCCCAGATCTTCGTGCGCAGCGTCTCGCCCGGCAGCACGATCCCCGCGAATCGCGCCGACCACGAGCGCACCAGCGTGGGATCGCCGTCGAGTACCGCGTCCGTCACGGCCTTCGCAACGACCCCGTAAGTGCAGAGACCATGCAAGATGGGCTGATCGAACCCCGCTGCCTGGGCGAAGTCAGGATCAGCGTGCAGTGGGTTGCGGTCACCGCATAACCGGTACAGAAGGGCCTGCTGCGGAAGTGTCGCTGTGGAGACCGTGACGTCTGGTTCGCGATCAGGCAGGTCAATCCGCTCTGACGGGCCCCGGTCACCGCCGAACCCTCCCTCGCCGCGCGCGAATATGCGCGATTGCGCCGTCCAGAGCGGTTCGCCGTCCTCACTGGTGACATCGGTTTCCTGCACGATCACTGCGGCTTTGCCCTTGTCGAACACGTCTGTGATGCGGCTGCTGGCAGTGGCTTTCCCTGCGACGGGGAGCGGCCGGTGAGCCGTGACGGACTGGCTGCCGTGGACCACTTTCGCGAGATCGATTTCGATGCCGGGGAACGACACCCGGGGCGGCTCTGAGGCGCGCATTGTGGCTGCCACCGTTGCGAAGGTGGGAAGTACCCGCAGATCCTTCTCGTAGGCGTACCGCAGTTCGCGCGAGTCGAGCGGATCCGCGCCCGCTCCGATGCCCAGGTGGTACAGCAGGACGTCGCTGGATTCCCAGGAGAACGACGTTTGGCCAAGTTCGGCGCCGACGGCCACGGACGGATCGATAGGCACGAAATCATGCTCCTTCTTCGTTGATGCGGGAGTCGAGACCCAGTTTCCCAGCGAGACGCTGCAGATAGGCCAGAACGTCATCAGCGCTGCGGTCAGGCATCCCGAAAAGGACTTCGCTGACCCCGAGGTCTGACCATCGGGCGAGGAGGTCCTGCTGTGGCTTTCCTGCTAGTGCGATGACGTGCGGCCGCCCTTGCCGCCCGGCCTCGCGCCACAATGCGTTCAGCAGCTGAACCTGATCGGCGATGTCGGTTCCTTCGGCTGGGGTGGTGATCCAGCCATCCGCGGAACGACTAATCCACCGGAAGTTCTTCTCAGTTCCTGCAGCGCCAACCAGAACGGGAACTCGGGGCTGCTGCATCGGTTTCGGCCACGCCCAGGCGGGCGCGAACTTCACGAACTCGCCGTCATAGCTCGCCTCATCCTCAGACCAGAGAGCCTGCATCGCTTCGAGATACTCGCGCAGCATTGTCCGGCGCCGTCCTCGTGGCACGCCGTGGTCGGTCATCTCGTCGATGTTCCAGCCGAAACCGACGCCCAAAGTCACACGGCCCCCAGACAAGTGATCGGCTGAAGCAATCGTTTTAGCCAGCGCGATGGGGTCGTGCTCGACAGGCAACGCCACCGCGGTACCAAGCCTGATCCGATGTGTGACTGCAGCCGCTGTAGCGAGGGCGACCCACGGATCGAGAGTGCGCATGTACCTGTCATCGGGCAGTTCGGTGCCGCCGGTCGAAGGGTGCACTGCTTCGCGGCGTACCGGCATGTGCGTGTGTTCGGGGACGTAGAAGGCGTGGAATCCGAGTTCCTCAGCCGCCTGAGCGGCTGCTACTGGAGTGATGCCGCGGTCGCTGGTGAACAGCACGACGCTGTATTTCATGAGGTCCGCTCGCTTATTCGTAGCTCACGGCAACGTCGTCCGTAACAGGAAGCGACTGGCAGGCAAGCACAATACCGTCATTCAGATCCTCCGGTTCGAGAACTTCGTTGTGAAGCATTTTGACGTCACCAGAAACGATGCGGCATGCACACGCGCTGCATGCGCCCTCGCGGCAGGAGTAGGGGGCGTCGAGGCCCTTCTCGAGGAGAAAGTCGAGCAGCTTCTTGTTGCGAGGCCAGGAAAACGCATGCTGCTCGCCGTCCAGATCGACTTTGAGCGACGCCGGTTCGGCGGTGCTCGCCGCATCATCCGATTCGGATTCGGGCACGTCCTCGACTTCGAAGGGGTTGCGCGATAGGGAAATGAACTTTTCGATATGGACACGCTTGCGTTCGACGTTGAGGCTGGCGAGTGCAGCGGACGCCGCGTCCATGAACGCGCCGGGGCCACAGATGAATACGTTACGGTCTGCCCAGGGCTGGGCTAGTCCAGCCAGCTGTTCGCCCGTGGGCAGCCCCTGAACGGTTTCCAGCCAGTGCAGCACAGTCAGACGGTCAGGGTGCGCGGCGGATAGCTGGGTCAGTTCGGAGGCGAAGATGACGGACTGTTCGTCGCGGTTGGCGTAGATCAGGGTGAGGCGTCCGGTTCCTCTCGCGAGGACTGATTTCAGGATCGACATGATTGGCGTGATCCCGCTGCCGCCAGCGAATAGCAACAGGTCATTGTCGAGCGACTTGGGTGTGAAGACCCCGGCTGGGGGCAGCACATCGATCGCCATACCCTCAGTAGCGTTGTCGCACAGCCAGTTCGAGCCATAGCCGTCGCGAACTCGTTTGACGGTGACTTTTAGCGGCCCGTCTTCATGCGGAGCTGAGGAGAGTGAGTAACAGCGGCCCACTGATCCGGTCCGATCGCTCGGTACTCGCAGCGTGAGGAATTGTCCGGGCCGGTACCGGAAGCGGTCCGCAAGATCACCGGGCACTTCGAGCTCGAAGGAGCGAGCATCATGTGTCTCGGCAATAATGCGGGACACGTGCAACCTGCAGAATTCAGCGTCCGGCAGGTCCGGTTCTGGCAGGTCATTCGCGGTCATCTGTACCCACCTTGAGCTTGCCGTCGGTTACCGCCTGCGCAATGCTGGCCGCGAGGCGTTCACACGTGTCGAACAATGCGGTGCGGCCACCACCAGCGAGGCGTTCCGCGTAGATGGGGCATGACTCGGCTGGGCTGGTCGTCCACTGGATGCTGGTGTGTTTCGGGCTGTGTTTCTTGACCAGCACTCCGGTGCCGCATGAGGAGCACTGCAGTGGCACGAGCCCGCCCGTGAGGAACTCGGCCCGGTCGGTGAGAGTCTCAGGCCGCCCCGCGGGTGCCCCGAACGTGGTGCACCCACCGGGCGCAGTGGAGTTCTTTCTGGCCGCGTTTTTCTTCGACGCGTTCTCACCCGGCATGTGTCAGACCCCGGACTCGGCCTTCTTGCGGGCAAGGTTTTCCGCCACTTCGGCTTCCCACACCTCGTTCGCCTTCGTCGTGTCCACTTCGAACTCGAAGCGCTGCGTCATGTCTTCGGTGATGTCGTCGGCATCGACATAGAACTGTTCGTACCAGCGGCGAAGCTGGTAGACAGGGCCGTCCTCTTCGCAGAGCAGCGGGTTATCTACGCGCGTTTTCGACTTCCAGATGGCCACGTCTTGCAGAAAGCCCTCACCGAAGTTGCTTGCCATGCTTTTCGCGAGTTTGGCGTTCTGCTCGTCAGTCAGTCCGTCGACTTTCTTGGCGATGATGCCGTACTGCAGCATGAACGAATTCTCAGTGATCGGGTAGTGACAGTTGATGAGAATGACGTCGACTTTGAATCCGTTGTAGTCGTTGTACAGGTAGTTCACCATCCACGAGGGTCCGAAGTACGTTGCTTCGGAGCGCAAGTGGGAGTCGAGGTCGGCATACTTGGTGTTCGCGAGCATGTCGGGTCTGCCATGTGAATGCATGTACTGGGTCGCTACGTGTCCCTCGAAGACGTTCTTGAAGTAGGTCGGGAAAGCGAAGTGCACGTAGTAGAAGTGAGCCATATCGACGACGTTGTCGATGAGTTCGCGGCAGTTCGCGCCTTCGATCGGGACAGTGTTCCAGGTCCAGTCGCTCCAGTCGTCGGAGAAAGCCGCGTCCAGACGGGGGATGGCGACGTCGTCCGGTGGCGGGTTGCCTTCGGGATCGTGCCAGACGAACAGCTGCTTGTTCTCTTCGCAGGTGAGCCATGACCGCGTTCGTGCGCGCAGTGGGACTCGCTTCGCGTAGGGGATGGACTTGCATTTGCCGTCGCCGCCCCAGCGCCAGTCGTGGAACGGGCAGGCAATCTCGTTGCCCTTGACGGTGCCCTCTGTGAGGTCACCACCCATGTGCCGGCAGTATCCGTCAAGGACATTCAGCTTGCCGTCGGCGCTCTGGAAGACGACGAGTTTCGTCCCGAACGCGCTGATCGCATGCGGTTCGCCATCTTTGTAGGTGTCTGCGAGGCCGAGGCAGTGCCATCCACGGGCAAAGCGGGTGGGGACGTTACCCGAGTCGATGCTGCGGTAAGCCGTCATGACACTCCCTTTCGGTACTCAGTGAGTGTGTGGTGCTGTGTGCGGAGGATGTCTTCGATAGCGAGATAGGCGAAGACAATGGCGGGCCCGATCGTCGCTCCAGGGCCCGCGTAGGTGTGGCCCATGACTGGTGCACTCGCGTTGCCCGCTGCGTAAAGCCCGTCGATGACGGATCCGTCTGCGCGGAGGGCGCGGCCCCATTTGTCAGTGCGTAAACCACCTTTGGTGCCAAGATCGCCCGGTACGATCTTCGCGGCGTAGAACGGGCCAAAGTCGAGAGGTGCGAGGCTCGGATTGGGCTTGTTCCGTGGGTCCGCGTAGTAATGATCGTATCGGCTTTCGCCGCGGTGGAAATCGTCGTCTCGTCCAGCTGCTGCGAAGCCGTTGAACCGCTCGACGGTTGATTTCAGTGCGTCGGACGGAACACCGATTTTGCCGGCAAGTTCCTCGACTGTCCGCGCTTGCTGGATGATTCCGGCTTTGAACCAGCGGCCCGGGAGCTTCTGCCGCGGTCCCACGCCAGCGAACATGTAGCGGTTGCGGTAGCGCTGGTCGAAGATGATCCAGGCCGGGATATTTTCGGCTGGGCCGTCGCCTTGACCGAACTTCCCGCCGTACATCGCATGCGTCGCTTCAACATAGGGTGCGGACTCGTTCACGAACCGCTGGCCGCGATCGTTCACCATGATGCTTCCCGGCAGCGATCTTTCCGACAAGCAGAACCAGGGACCACCAGTGAGCGGGATCGACGGGCCCCACCACGCATCCGACATGAATGCAACGTCGGCACCAGCTTCTTGACCAGCACGGATGCCGTCGCCTGTGTTGCCGCGCGCGCCGACAGTCCACTCGGAGCCGATCGGTTCGCGCTGATACTGCTTGCGCATCACTTCATTGTGTTCGAAGCCACCCGATGCCATGACGACTCCGAGCCGCGAACTGATGATGTGCTCGGCGCCGTCCCGCTCGACGACCACCCCCGCGACGCCGCCATCACGCTGTTCGAGGCGAACAAGGGGGGTGGAAAGCAGCAGAGGAACCTCGGCCTCGATCAGTCCGGCGCGAAGCGCGGCCGCGAGCGCCTGTCCACGTCCCAGGAGGCGCTGCCGCAGGAGCTTCGCGCGTAACCATCGAAGGCCGATTCTCAGCACCCGCAGTATCCCGCGTGGATTCCGTGCCAGCAGGTTCAGCCAGCGGAAGTCTGCCTGGGTCACGACTACATTCAATGGCGCTTTGCCGTAATCGGGTTCGAGGTTCGCGAGTTCCGGTCCGAGGCGCCGCCCGTTGAAAGGCTTGGGTTCCACTGACCGGCCGTGCACTGTGCCGCCCGGGGCTTCCGGATAGTAGTCCGAATAGTTCGGCACCCACTGCAGCTCGAGGGGCGTGGTGTCTAGCAGGAACTCCACCACTTCGGGCCCGCGGTCGAGGTAGGTGTCGATGCGTTCAGCTTCGACGTCGTCCCCGATGATGCTGTGGAGATATTCCTTTGCGGCTTCGAGGCTGTCCGGAACACCCGCTTTCACGAGTGCCTCGTTACCTGGGATCCACACTCCACCGCCCGAACGCGCCGTCGAGCCACCGAAACGTTCTGACTTTTCGATCACCACTGCGGACAGCCCGTGGTGTGCGGCCGCGAGCGCGGCCGTCATGCCCGCTGCACCGCTGCCAACGACGACGATGTCGAAGGCTTCCGCAGTTTCGGCAGCATCGATCTCCTGCATGGGTCTCCTCACGCTACGAGTAACCAGAGTCTATAACACGTTCCATTATTAGAGAAGAAACAGCGTGTGATCTTTCAATGGCCCGCACGCCAAGGCAGCGATGTTCGATGCGCCTGACGTGCACATACCTAGGTGCCGGCTCAAGTGCCCATACCTCGATCTCGACAGAAACAGTAACATGTTCTAGTATTGCTTCGTGCGGAGGAAGCTGCCGTACGCCTCCGCGCCGGTCAAGCGGCGCAAGGCTAAGTTCAACGCAGGAAGTAGGGCTTGATGACAATGCCGGACAATCCAGCCTCACACGAGGTCTTAGAAGGCATCGACGAGCTACTACCGGTACTGCGCGATCGTGCGCAGGAGGCGGAAGAAGCACGCCGGATCCCAGACGACTCAATCAAAGCGCTGCAGGAGACCGGCTTTTTCAAGCTTCTCCAGCCCGTACGATACGGCGGCTTCGAAGCAGCACCTGAGACCTTTTACACCGCGGTCCGGAACATCGCGAGTGCCTGCGGATCCACCGGCTGGGTTTCGTCGATCCTCGGGGTTCACCCCTGGCACGTCGCTCTCTTCGACGGCCAGGCCCAAGAAGAAGTCTGGGGCTCGGACACAGACACCCGCATCTCCTCCTCATACGCGCCGATGGGTAAAGCAACCGTTGTCGACGGCGGCTACCGGCTCTCCGGCAAGTGGAGTTTTTCTTCCGGGTGCGATCACGCCACCTGGGTTCTGCTCGGCGGGCCCGCCTTCAATGCCGAAGGCGCGCCCGTCGATTTCTGCACATATCTGCTGCCGATCAGCGACTACACGATCATCGACGTATGGAACACCGTTGGGCTGCGCGGCACCGGCAGCAACGACATCCTCGTCGAAGACGTGTTCGTGCCGCAGCATCGTGCACTCAGCTTCCTGCCGATGTCCAAATGCGAAGTACCCGGCCAGGAAGTGAACCCCAGTCCGCTTTACAAACTTCCCTTCGGCTCGGTGCATCCAACGACCATCACCGCGCCGATCATCGGTATGGCACAGGGGGCTTACGACGCGCACGTCGAGCATCAGCGCAAACGAGTGCGAGCCGCATACGCGGGCGAGAAATCCAAAGAAGACCCATTCGCCAAGGTGCGTATCGCCCAGGCAGGCAGCGAGATTGACGCGGCCTGGCTGCAGCTGATGCACAACATTAACGAGGAATACCGGCACGCATGTGCAGGTGAGAAAATCCCATTCGCAACCCGGGTCAGGGTCCGGCGCGACCAGGTACGCGGCACTGAACGAGCCATCACCGCAATCGACCGGCTCTTCGAGAACTCCGGCGGGCTGGCACTGAAATCCGGTTCACCAATCCAGCGGTTCTGGCGTGACGCTCACGCTGGACGCGTGCATGCCGCAAACGACCCCGAACGTGCCTACCAGATGTTCGGCACCTTCGAGTTCGGCGAGCGAGTCACGGACAGCATGCTATGACTGAGGGTAAATACGTAGAAGTCGCTTCCGGCCTGCAGCTGCACTATCACGAGGCCGGAACCGAGCACGACGAAACGGTCGTCATGCTCCACGGCGGCGGCCCCGGGGCTTCTGCATGGAGCAATTTCGGCCGCAACCTCCCCGTCTTCGCGAAGCGTTTCCGGGTGATCGCAGTGGACCAGCCCGGCTTCGGCCGGTCTGACAAGCCGACTGGTCACCCGCAGTACTTCGCCCACAGCGCTCGGGCACTAGGCGGACTTTTCGATGCGCTGAACGTCGAGCGCGCACACCTCGTTGGTAATTCCCTTGGGGGTGGCACCGCAGTCCGATTCGCACTCGACTGCCCAAGCCGTGCAGGCCGCCTCGTTCTCATGGGACCGGGAGGGCTGAGTCTCAATACGTTCTCGCCTGACCCAACGGAGGGCGTCAAGCATCTCGCAGCGTTCGCGGCACCCCCAGGACCGAGCAAGGAGAAACTCGAGAAGTTTTTGCGTGTCATGGTCTTTGACCAGTCACTGATCACCGAAGAACTCATTGCGGAACGCTTCGAAGCTGCCCGCACGCCGGAGTCACTCGCCGCTATGGCCGCGATGGGTAAGTCATTTACCGATCCTGAAACGTACGAGCTAGGCATGCTTTGGCGTGAGGCCTACAAGCTGCGTCAGCGGGTGCTGCTGATCTGGGGACGCGAAGACAGGGTGAACCCGCTCGACGGTGCGCTCGTCGCGCTGAAAACGATCCCGCGCGCGCAACTCCACGTCTTCGGCCGATGCGGGCACTGGGCGCAGCTCGAGAAATTCGATGAATTCAACAGGATCGCGATGGATTTCCTCAACGACGCTCGCGAGGGGAGTGGCGCGTAATGGGCATACGTTCACTCGGTTATCTGCGCATCGAGGCGACGGACATGGCCGCCTGGCGTGAGTACGGGCTCAAGGTGCTTGGCATGGTGGAGGGCAGCGGAACGAATCCCGACGCGCTCTACCTTCGCATGGATGACTTTCCGGCCCGGCTCGTGATCGTGCCCGGTTCGAAGGACCGCCTCGCGCAGACCGGCTGGGAGGCTGCCAATGCTGAAGACCTCCACGATGTTAGAGCGCGCCTCGATGCACACGGAGTCCCCTTCAAAGAAGGCACTGATGAGCAGAAAGCCGATCGTCGAGTCGATGAGCTGATCACGTTTGAAGACCCGTCCGGAAACACGCAGGAAGTCTTCCACGGAGTGGCCTTGCAGCATCGCCGAGTGGTGAGCCCGTACGGGCACCGCTTTGTCACCGGCGAGCAAGGACTTGGGCACGTGGTCCTCTCGACCAAAGACGACGACGCGTCGCTACGGTTCTACCGCGACGTGCTCGGCTTCAGCTTGCGCGACTCGATGAAGCTTCCTCCACAAGCAGTCGGCCGTACCGAGAACGACCCGCCCGCGTGGCTGCGCTTTCTGGGCTGTAACCCGCGCCACCACAGCCTCGCGTTCCTGCCCATGCCGACCCCCAGCGGGATCGTGCATGTAATGGTTGAGGTAGAGAACTCCGATGACGTAGGTCTCTGCCTCGACCGGGCGCTCCGGCGGAAAGTGAAGATGTCCGCGACGCTTGGGCGGCATGTCAACGACCTGATGCTGTCGTTCTACATGAAGACTCCCGGCGGGTTCGATGTCGAATTCGGGTGTGAAGGCCGCACCGTCGACGATCATTCATGGATCGCCCGCGAAAGCACCGCGGTAAGCCTGTGGGGTCACGACTTCAGTATCGGCTTCAGAGAGCCGTGATCATGGACGCACCCCAAATGGTCATTGATTCACGCCAGTTCCGGAAAGTGCTGGGGCACTTCTGCACTGGTGTCGCCGTGATCACCGCGCAGGGGGACGATGGTCCCGTGGGGTTCGCCTGCCAATCCTTCGCCGCGCTCTCACTGGATCCGCCCCTGGTGCTGTTCTGCCCCGCGAAGAAATCACGATCCTGGCCGGTAATCGAAACCGCAGGAACCTTTGCCGTCAACGTACTTGGAGACGACCAGCGCGACGTCAGCTCAGTATTCGGCGCACCAGGCGGTGACAAGTTCGAAACTGTGACGTGGCGGCCCGCAGCCAGCGGCGCACCACTGCTCGCGGGCGCGCTCGCGTGGATTGACTGCACAGTAGAAGCCGTGCATGACGCTGGAGACCACTACATCGCCGTCGGTCGTGTGCTTGAACTCGGCGAGCCCGAGGCCGGGCCGCCGCTGCTGTTCTACCGCGGCAACTACACGTCCACCGCACCCGAACGGACTACACCCGCACCGGCGCGCGAGTCACTCGAGTCCTTCCTTACGTGGCCGTGCGGAGACGACTGGCTGTAATGATGGCTCAGACGGTGCTGATCACCGGCGCTGGTGGTGGGCTTGGTGCCGCAGCCGCCAGCGAGTTTGTGCGGCACGGGTGGACTGTCTTTGCCGCCGATCTGAACCCACCACCTGAAGCCAACGGCCTGGTTCCGGTGAAAATGGACGTCACAGACACGCGGTCTGTGGACAGCGCGATTCGGTACGTCGGCGAGCGTTCCCCACGTGGTCTGCGGTGCGTGGTGACGCTCGCGGGTGTGCTCAGCGTCGGTCCGCTCGCGGAGATGAGTGACCAAAAGCTCCAGGCAGTGCTAAATGTCAACGTCATGGGCACCCATCGAGCGGTGCGGGCGACATTTCCGCTTCTGCGCGCAGGCAGTGGGCGCATCATCCTCACCAGTTCGGAAACCGGCTGGCAGCGCGCAATGCCTTTCAACGGCGCGTACGCGTTGAGCAAGCACGCAGTAG is from Hoyosella subflava DQS3-9A1 and encodes:
- a CDS encoding DsbA family oxidoreductase, encoding MPAPGPRTAADIMRVEFVFDFPCVWSYFTFHRLQHSLARYRAAGGTAELIFRPFQLAPEASGTGEPKRDVLRRSFGDDTDDAIAGIESLAEADGLQFRHTNAVWSNTFDAHRLTHLAQAQGHGERIVERLFRAHHTDELNIADPAVLRRLAEATGVRWQIVRDATVRAELRSVQREGLRSIPALRFDGGEWVIGAQSEMALHAALTGITGSAA
- a CDS encoding NADPH-dependent FMN reductase, yielding MSALRLAVIVGSTRDGRFGPTAAHWFAQQARSHSDFEIDVIDLVDAQLPTTITDFGAPEPAEVTALAPRLAEADAFVIVTPEYNHSYPASLKVAIDWYRDEWQAKPVGFVSYGGMGGGLRAVEHLRTVFTEVHATTVRDTISFHSYWDKFDEEGLPHDGESCAHAAKGMLDQLSWWGGALKDARARAPYGG
- a CDS encoding MFS transporter; this encodes MTTSVASHAAHGSTRTSWPPIIAVALAMLIVTSEISIAAVALPALGADLGVTPAAAAWVLLAFALPMGAMAIPAGRWADRADPRTLFLISMVGTGVMSVVAAAAPAMWVLLVARFLQGLFGGLVLVVYMPIVVESAREELRGRAVSVIVTIMTAGGMAGAAIGGVAAGAFGWRSVFLLKLPLLIPVLILAVRSLPRADRGLPAPGRTLVMEALLLGGAVSAVLLAFNGVAERPVLAGALVVAAVILTLMWKRQPASAAIIQLMRQRAFGFTIAGLFFLGFNVALMVFLVPYFVADVLALGPEVVGMLMLIEIAAMSLVSPLAGWLADRHGELVIAAIGAALTVGATLIMVTLGEGATTFDLAWQLALMGIGFGLFNTPVIAAIMAAAPAGATGTAGGISGTTRMMASTIAPAVAALAWTLADGGVAGFRAGVLVLVVVQALGFVALLAARGRGAATTRA
- a CDS encoding MaoC/PaaZ C-terminal domain-containing protein, with product MPIDPSVAVGAELGQTSFSWESSDVLLYHLGIGAGADPLDSRELRYAYEKDLRVLPTFATVAATMRASEPPRVSFPGIEIDLAKVVHGSQSVTAHRPLPVAGKATASSRITDVFDKGKAAVIVQETDVTSEDGEPLWTAQSRIFARGEGGFGGDRGPSERIDLPDREPDVTVSTATLPQQALLYRLCGDRNPLHADPDFAQAAGFDQPILHGLCTYGVVAKAVTDAVLDGDPTLVRSWSARFAGIVLPGETLRTKIWELDGKFIVSTESVERSAPVLADAVLQRV
- a CDS encoding LLM class F420-dependent oxidoreductase, with product MKYSVVLFTSDRGITPVAAAQAAEELGFHAFYVPEHTHMPVRREAVHPSTGGTELPDDRYMRTLDPWVALATAAAVTHRIRLGTAVALPVEHDPIALAKTIASADHLSGGRVTLGVGFGWNIDEMTDHGVPRGRRRTMLREYLEAMQALWSEDEASYDGEFVKFAPAWAWPKPMQQPRVPVLVGAAGTEKNFRWISRSADGWITTPAEGTDIADQVQLLNALWREAGRQGRPHVIALAGKPQQDLLARWSDLGVSEVLFGMPDRSADDVLAYLQRLAGKLGLDSRINEEGA
- a CDS encoding ferredoxin--NADP reductase yields the protein MTANDLPEPDLPDAEFCRLHVSRIIAETHDARSFELEVPGDLADRFRYRPGQFLTLRVPSDRTGSVGRCYSLSSAPHEDGPLKVTVKRVRDGYGSNWLCDNATEGMAIDVLPPAGVFTPKSLDNDLLLFAGGSGITPIMSILKSVLARGTGRLTLIYANRDEQSVIFASELTQLSAAHPDRLTVLHWLETVQGLPTGEQLAGLAQPWADRNVFICGPGAFMDAASAALASLNVERKRVHIEKFISLSRNPFEVEDVPESESDDAASTAEPASLKVDLDGEQHAFSWPRNKKLLDFLLEKGLDAPYSCREGACSACACRIVSGDVKMLHNEVLEPEDLNDGIVLACQSLPVTDDVAVSYE
- a CDS encoding Rieske 2Fe-2S domain-containing protein, which codes for MTAYRSIDSGNVPTRFARGWHCLGLADTYKDGEPHAISAFGTKLVVFQSADGKLNVLDGYCRHMGGDLTEGTVKGNEIACPFHDWRWGGDGKCKSIPYAKRVPLRARTRSWLTCEENKQLFVWHDPEGNPPPDDVAIPRLDAAFSDDWSDWTWNTVPIEGANCRELIDNVVDMAHFYYVHFAFPTYFKNVFEGHVATQYMHSHGRPDMLANTKYADLDSHLRSEATYFGPSWMVNYLYNDYNGFKVDVILINCHYPITENSFMLQYGIIAKKVDGLTDEQNAKLAKSMASNFGEGFLQDVAIWKSKTRVDNPLLCEEDGPVYQLRRWYEQFYVDADDITEDMTQRFEFEVDTTKANEVWEAEVAENLARKKAESGV
- the kstD gene encoding 3-oxosteroid 1-dehydrogenase — protein: MQEIDAAETAEAFDIVVVGSGAAGMTAALAAAHHGLSAVVIEKSERFGGSTARSGGGVWIPGNEALVKAGVPDSLEAAKEYLHSIIGDDVEAERIDTYLDRGPEVVEFLLDTTPLELQWVPNYSDYYPEAPGGTVHGRSVEPKPFNGRRLGPELANLEPDYGKAPLNVVVTQADFRWLNLLARNPRGILRVLRIGLRWLRAKLLRQRLLGRGQALAAALRAGLIEAEVPLLLSTPLVRLEQRDGGVAGVVVERDGAEHIISSRLGVVMASGGFEHNEVMRKQYQREPIGSEWTVGARGNTGDGIRAGQEAGADVAFMSDAWWGPSIPLTGGPWFCLSERSLPGSIMVNDRGQRFVNESAPYVEATHAMYGGKFGQGDGPAENIPAWIIFDQRYRNRYMFAGVGPRQKLPGRWFKAGIIQQARTVEELAGKIGVPSDALKSTVERFNGFAAAGRDDDFHRGESRYDHYYADPRNKPNPSLAPLDFGPFYAAKIVPGDLGTKGGLRTDKWGRALRADGSVIDGLYAAGNASAPVMGHTYAGPGATIGPAIVFAYLAIEDILRTQHHTLTEYRKGVS